The following are encoded in a window of Spea bombifrons isolate aSpeBom1 chromosome 2, aSpeBom1.2.pri, whole genome shotgun sequence genomic DNA:
- the LOC128474429 gene encoding uncharacterized protein LOC128474429: MALFGKAWESVGFLQSVNALVMGTVAQIKGLATPEETEFVKKHLESIDKELAAGKGLMRDNDVTRCEDDITVVYQQLASVVRAGKSYSDKEKEVFLQYVQDYKIDRQLNALYNRLLGVSVLADQITLLQQVIRDHRPRRWQMIAFCQKVNFVLGTGLLCLFVHGSLTGRDTQLMISRWTEKMTVLYRRMEETSKDCAAYFKEQAQEDVETFLTANESLTDREKAEAIFKVMEKNYDWLRWAVMVSQPPSEKPAEVLVKGNYISVRGACGTQVVMSYSENPVSLDKVKTNQLIGDLEWKIPNPPPDVYANIEAEPSYAKRYLAQRMLQKLSEGLGKGITIHTVPGSLEMTGNFPPASFVLYEYKHRMASGTVCIFG, translated from the coding sequence ATGGCTCTGTTTGGGAAGGCGTGGGAGTCGGTGGGCTTCCTTCAGTCTGTGAACGCTCTTGTCATGGGGACCGTGGCTCAAATTAAGGGCTTGGCTACTCCTGAAGAGACCGAGTTTGTGAAGAAACACCTGGAGTCTATTGACAAGGAGCTGGCGGCAGGAAAAGGCTTGATGAGGGACAACGATGTGACCAGATGTGAAGATGACATCACGGTGGTCTACCAGCAGCTGGCTTCTGTGGTCCGAGCAGGGAAGTCTTACTCAGACAAGGAGAAGGAAGTCTTCTTACAGTATGTGCAGGACTACAAGATCGACAGACAGCTGAACGCTCTCTACAACCGTCTGCTGGGAGTGTCCGTCCTGGCAGATCAGATCACCCTCCTGCAGCAGGTTATTCGAGACCACCGCCCGCGCCGCTGGCAAATGATTGCCTTCTGCCAAAAGGTCAACTTTGTCCTGGGCACGGGCTTACTGTGTCTGTTCGTCCACGGATCCCTGACCGGCCGCGACACTCAACTGATGATCAGCAGATGGACAGAAAAAATGACCGTTCTTTATCGGAGAATGGAGGAAACGTCGAAAGACTGCGCGGCGTATTTCAAGGAGCAGGCCCAGGAAGATGTGGAGACCTTCCTGACGGCCAACGAGTCCCTGACCGACCGTGAAAAAGCCGAAGCCATCTTCAAGGTGATGGAGAAGAATTACGACTGGCTGCGTTGGGCAGTGATGGTGTCCCAACCACCCTCGGAGAAGCCTGCGGAGGTCTTAGTGAAGGGGAACTACATCTCAGTGCGGGGGGCTTGTGGGACCCAGGTCGTGATGTCTTACAGCGAGAACCCCGTGTCCTTGGACAAAGTTAAAACGAATCAGTTGATTGGTGACCTGGAATGGAAAATTCCAAACCCCCCTCCAGATGTCTACGCCAACATCGAGGCCGAGCCCAGCTACGCCAAGCGATACTTGGCCCAACGGATGCTGCAGAAGCTGTCTGAAGGTTTGGGCAAGGGGATCACCATCCACACCGTGCCGGGGAGCCTGGAAATGACGGGGAACTTTCCCCCGGCCTCTTTTGTGTTATATGAGTACAAGCACCGCATGGCATCCGGCACGGTCTGCATCTTTGGGTGA